A region of the Clostridium estertheticum subsp. estertheticum genome:
TGTTTTTTGAAAAATATATAAAAACAGCCTTTTTAACTTCATCCTTAAGTTTATATACATTGTTAACAAAATACTTAAAACTTTCAGGCTGGCCTTGTATATCTATTACAGTTTCTCCTACATTAATATTAAAATCATAATCTTCTTCTACGAACTTAATATCTGGGAAAAAATAAAATAAATTTATGATTTGAAATACATCATAATTAAATTGTTCATTACTTAATTTTACTTTTATCATCTTAACTCCTTAATAAACATAGTGTATAATATCATAATATATTATACACCATATTAATCCTGTAAAAATGGATTGTTTAATTTTTCTTTATTTATTGTACTGCTAGGTCCGTGACCAGGATAGACCAAGGTGTCACCTGAAAGGCACAAAAGCTTTGATTTAATACTATTAATTATAGCATTAAAGTCTCCTCCTACGAAATCTGTTCTCCCTATAGAACCTGCAAAAAGTGTATCCCCAGTAAACGAACATTTGCCTGTTAAAAAACTCATGCCACCCGGTGTATGCCCTGGAGTATCTACACAAGTAATTTGAATGTTTTCAATTTTTATTATATCACCATCACTTAATAATTTATCTGCACCACCTTTAATAAGAGGTCCAAATAAATACTCACCTTTAGTTATTAAATCATCATCTTTTTTGTTTATACAAACTATTGCATTTGTTATTGCTTTAAGTTCACAAACTCCCGATGTATGATCTACATGACCATGTGTTAAAAGTATATACTTAACTTTCGCACCCATATTGTTTATTACTTTAACAATATCATCAACATCTCCACCTGGATCAATCACTACCGCTTCACCTGTGTTTTTATCCATTACAATATAACAATTTGCTCCATATATTCCTGCTATAACTTTTTTAATTTCCATTCTAATCCTCCTAGAAATCTTTCTTACTCTCTAAAAGCAGAGTTACTGGGCCATCATTTTGGATATAAACCTGCATATCCGCCCCAAATTCTCCAGTTTTAACTTCGCCTATTACCTCTGCACACTGTTTTACAAACTCTAAATACAATTTTTCGGATTGCTCGCCACCAAGGGCTCTCATAAAACTTGGTCTTCTGCCTTTCCTACAATCTCCATATAATGTGAATTGTGACACTATAAGAAGTTCTCCTCCAACATCTATTAAAGATTTGTTCATTTTATCATCTTCATCAAAAATTCTAAGATTTAAAATTTTATCCTTTAAGTACTTTATATCATCTATTGTATCTCCATCGCATATTCCAACTAAAACATTTAAACCAAACCCTATTTCACTAACTACTTTGCCACTCACTTCAACCCTTGATGATTTAACTCTTTGAACTACTGCTCTCATAACTACATCTCCTAAATAAAATAAAACAATTCTTAATTTTTAATCCTATAAACTTCTAATACACCAGATAATTTAGCTATTTTCTTTTGTAATTCTTTCAAATTATCTATTCCTGCAACTTTTAACTTTATATTTATTAAGGCAACATTATTTTTTAAAGTTTTTGCATTTATTGAATAAAGCTGGGTTTTAGTTAACGTTATTATCTCCATTATACTAGATAATAGACCATATTTGTCATCTGCTTTAATTTGAATTTCGGTAATATAGCCTTTCCCCTCTGAAACTCCCCAGCTTACTTCAACCACCTTATTTGCATCATTATTCATTAGGGATTTAGCGTTTTTACAATCACGTCTATGAACAGAAACTCCACGACCCATTGTTATATAACCTATTATTTCGTCTCCTGGAACTGGGTTACAGCATTTAGCGAAACGTACAAGTAGATTTCCTTCACCTTTAACTATTAACCCTGAATAATCCAATTTCTTTTTATCATCTTTGCCTATAGTCTTAGTTATCTTTTCCTCAATATCCTCAACCGTCATGTTTTCTTGTTTATTTTTATTCTCATAAACTTCTTTCAATCTATTAACTACAGTTGAAGGCATAATATCTCCCACTCCAACATATGCAAATAAATCATCTAAACTTCTAAAGTTATATTTTTTATATATTTTTTCTATTGCTTCACCCTTAGCAATCACTCCAAAATTATATTCTTGTCTTTTGGATTCACGTTCTAATAATTCTTTACCTTTTTCAATGCTTTCTTCTCTTTTGGACTTTTTAAACCAGGCCTTGATTTTACTCTTAGCTTGATTACTTTTTGTAATATTTAGCCAATCAATGTTAGGCCCCTTAGCCGTAGGTGAAGTTATAACTTCAACTATTTCTCCAGTTTTTAAGTGATATTCAAGTGGCACCATTCTTCCATTTACTTTTGCACCCATACATTTATTTCCAATATCTGTATGTATTCTATATGCAAAATCAATTGGAGTTGCATCTAAAGGTAAGTTAATAACCTCACCTTTAGGCGTAAATACGAAAACTTCATCTGAGAATAAATCAATTTTAAAACCTTCCATAAATTCTTCTGCATCAAAAGTTTCTCCTTGCCATTCAAGAATATCCTTTAGCCATGAAAGTTTAGAATCAAGATTTTTATCATCACTTTGATCTGTACCCTCTTTATATTTCCAATGAGCTGCAATACCATACTCTGCAGTTTTGTGCATCTCATAGGTTCTAATCTGTATTTCAAAAGGTTTCCCATGTGGTCCTATTACTGTTGAATGAAGTGACTGATACATATTAGGTTTTGGCATAGCAATATAATCTTTAAATCTTCCTGGAATTGGTTTATAAACTGTATGTACTATCCCTAAAGCAGCATAGCAATTACCAATATCATTAACTAAAATTCTAACGGCAGTCAAATCAAAAACTTGATCTATAGTTTTATTTTGGGTAACCATCTTTCTGTATATACTGTAAAAATGCTTTGGTCTACCATCAAGTTCAGCTTCTATTCCAACAATATTTAAGTTATATTTTAATTCCTCCATTATATTGTTAATGTTATCTTCACGCTCAACTCGTTTTTCAGCAATTTTTCTTACTAGATTATAATATTCATTTGGGTTTAAATACCTAAGTGATAAATCCTCAAGTTCCCATTTTATTTTAGACATTCCAAGCCTATGTGCCAGCGGAGCATAGATATCCAAAGTTTCTTTTGCCTTTTGTTTTTGTTTTGCAATCGGCATATATTTAAGCGTTCGCATATTATGAAGTCTATCTGCAAGCTTAATAAGAATAACTCTAATATCTTTTGCCATAGCAAGTAACATTTTACGAACATTATCAGCTTGTTCCTCTTCCTTAGTCTTATATTTTATGAGACCAAGCTTAGTAACGCCTTCCACTAAATTTGCTACTTCTATATTAAATTCTCTGCTTACATCTTCAAAAGTATATACTGTATCCTCAATTACATCATGAAGTAAGCCAGCAACAATTGTACTAGCATCAAGTCCCATTTCTGCTAAAATACATGCTACTTCTACTGGATGAACTATATATGGTTCACCAGATTCTCTCTTTTGCTCTTTATGTGCAGCATAAGAAAAATTAAATGCTTTAATAATAAGGTCTTTGTCTACATTATTACAATTATTTTCAATCTTAGATAATAATTTTTCTAACATGCTTATACACTCCTAAAATCAAAGGCTGGTTAAATAACCAGCCAATACTTTTTACTAACATTATATAGTAATTTGTAGAATTATGCAATTTTAATTTATTCACTAAATAACCTAGACTAACTATTATATTTTACAAGAGACATTATATCATAATCCTTAAGTTTCTCTTTCCCATGAAGATCTGTAAGTTCTATTACAAAGTTTAAAGAAATAACATCTCCACCCATTTGTTCTATAAGTTTTGTTACCGCTGCAACTGTTCCACCAGTAGCAAGTAAATCGTCTACAATAACTACTCTTTGTCCAGGCTTTATTGCATCCTTATGTATTTCAAGTTTATCAGTTCCATATTCAAGTTCGTACTCAATTTGCAGCGTTTCATAAGGTAACTTACCAGGTTTTCTAACTGGTACAAATCCTGCTCCAAGAGCATAGGCTACAGGTACCCCAAATAAAAAGCCTCTTGCCTCTGGTCCCACTATAACATCTATTTGCTTATCTCTTAAATATTCAACGATATCATCTATTGTCTGCTTAAGAACCTTTCCATCTTGTAATATGGTAGTTATATCTTTAAAACTAATACCTTCCTTGGGAAAGTTTTCTATTACTCTAATGCTATTTTTAAGTTCCATTGTTATCCCCCTAAATTAAATAATACATTATCTTCACTCTTGCCATATACTAAACATTATATACTATTTTCAAGTTCCTTATCTAAATATTTTGATATTTGTAGTGCCCTATTTTTCTCTGTTGTTATAAATAACTCGACAACAATTTTAGCATTATCCATTTTTCCAACAGGATTAATTGTTGGTTTTACCGTGGATGCTAATTTTAGAACTGTTGACTCATTAATAATATTAATATTATGTATTTTTATCAACGCACAAATCCCATAATTAGTTGTACAATTTAATTGCTTAATACCTTCTTCGACTATTATTTTATTTTCACTTTCAATCTTTTTCTTGCTATATATAGTACCTATCATTACCAAATCCATATATTTGTTTACAGATTTCATCTTGTAGTAAGTTGAAATCGCTTGAGCCAGTTTAAACGTCATCCCACAGGTGCATAATTCCTTAAATGGGTAATTGCATCCCTTTTGCTTTGGATTGACAACTATAGTGTGTGGGACGTGTTTAATCGGTTTGTGAAAATCAGTAATTATAACATCTATCCCAATACTTTTACATAGTTCTACTTCACTAAAAGAATTAGTACCACAACCTAACGTTATTATAAGTCCAGGCCCTAAATATTTTATATGACCAGTAATATCTTTTTCAACTAAATCGCGATTTTCACTAAGTTCACCAGGTATAAAATACTCAACATCAGCATTTACAAACTTTAAAACTAACATCAACAAAGATATTGCAGTAATACTATCCACATCGTAAAATCCATATAAGACAATTTTTTCTCTATAATTTATCGCTTTTATAATCCTTTTTAATGCATCCTCCATTCCCTTTAATAAAAATGGATTATACATGTTATATTCTATAAAATCATTATTATTCTTTTGTATGTCTTTAAAAAAATCCACCATAAAAACTCCTCGATATTAATAGAAAATATATAGTTATAGTTTTCTATTATGTAAAATAAAAAAAACAAAGAAGTAATTAATACATCATACTTCTCTGTCCTTTGTTTTTAATTGTTTGAATCGAACTATTAATTGCGATTATGCAGTTACTTTCTTAGTTCTTTTCTTAAGAAATGCCCACATAGGACTTGCTATAAAGATTGAAGAATAACATCCAACTCCTATACCAATTAACAGTGGACCACTAAGATCTCTTAACGCTGGTACGAATATCCATACCGAAAATATACAAATTAAAACTGTAAGAACTGTATTTATTGATCTAGCCATTGTTTGTGTAACACTGGTATTAGTAATTTCTACTATAGTTGCTTTTCTCATAATTCTCTGATTTTCTCTTATTCTATCAAATATAACAATAGTATCATTAATAGAATAACCAACTACAGTAAGAATAGCCGCTATAAATGTTGCATTTACCGCTATTTGAAATACTGCATATACTGTAATAGTAATTAATATATCATGTAGCAATGCAAGTATTGCAGAAGCTGCAAATTTAAATTCAAATCTAAAACCAACATAAACTAACATGAAAAGCATAGCAACAATTAAAGCACCCACTGCTTTTGTCTTTAATTCAGAACCAATAGATGCACCAATTGTATCTTCTGAAACTAAAGTACTAGATTTAAATTGTGTCTTAATTTCTTTTAACATGGTTGCTGTTTCATCAGCTGAAAGAGCATCGCTTTTTACAGTTATTTCGATCTCTTTAGCATCATTTATCGTTTTGGATAAATATTCACCCTTTGCATGTTTATCAATTATTTTATCTACATCTGACTTATCAAATTTTTGATTCATATTTACAGTAATTGCTGTACCACCTTTAAAATCTATACCTAAGTTTAGACCTTTAGTTGCTATGACCCCCATTCCTATTACAATTATAATTAGAGATATAGAAAACCATAATTTAGTCTTTTCAACTATCTTTAGCATATGTTTACCCCCTCTTTACGCCAAAATGAGATGTTTTACTTATTAGTCCCATTTCAACTGCTAATTTCAATAAAAATTTAGTACATGTAAGTGCTGTAAATATACTTATAATTGTACCAACTACTAGTGTTAGTGCAAAACCTTTAACCGAACCCGTTCCCATCATATAAAGAACTAAACCCGCAACTATAGTTGTTATATTTGAATCTAATATTGATGGAAGTGCTCTATGGAAACCAGCATGTACTGAAGATTTTATTGATTTTCCAGTTTTAAGTTCTTCTCTCATTCTCTCGAATATTAACACATTAGCATCTACTGCCATACCAATCGTAAGTAGGAATCCAGCAATACCTGAAAGTGTTAAAGTAGCATTCATAGCTGAGAATGCTCCGAGAACCAAAACAACATATAACAATAAAGATATATCTGCAATAACCCCTGGTGCCCTATAATATAAAAGCATAAATAGGAATACAAGTAATATTGCTACGACTCCCGCCTTCATACTTTGTGCCATTGCTGCTTCTCCTAAAGTAGCTCCAACTGTTTTAACTGAAACAGCTTTTAAAGATACAGGCAATGCTCCTGATTTAATAATTTGTGATTTTGTTGTAGCTTCTGCTAATGTTGCAAACCCACTAATTTCGGCCCTACCATCGGTAATAGCTACTTTTACATTAGGAGCAGTTAATACATCTGCATCCATGTAAACAGTAATTACTTGTCCTATAAATTTCTGAGTTGCTACTGCAAACTTTGTCCTTCCTGAGTCATGAAGTACAAGATTTATAACAGGTTTATTATCTTGACCGTATGCTGCAGTGGCATCTTTTACATCTTTACCAGTAAGAATTGTTGCTTTATCAGGACCAACAAATTTAAGTTCTCCTGATTTAGCAACCGTATCAAGAATTTCCTTAGAATCAAATTTACCTGGTATTTCGATTCTAATTCTATTAAGACCTTCTTTGGCAACTAATGTTTCACTTATTCCCATTTTGTTAACTCTCATAGAAATAAGTTCAATAGCCCTGTCTAAAGTTTTTGCATCAACTGCTCCACCTTTAACTTCTTCTAATACTGAAATTCCACCTTGTATGTCTAACCCTTTGTTTATTGTTTGAGTAAATGGTTTAACCCTATAGTCTCCTATTGTAAATCCGTGAAATCCTGTAAATGCTAATAATCCAACAACACAAACACTGATTAGAAACAGTATCGTACTTTTCTTCTTTTTCATGTTTATCCCCCTCACTGTTTACTCATAACTGCAATTATATTATGATTAACAAATTTAGTCAATCTTACCTAAATATAATTTACTTATTCATAGTTTGTGCTTTTAAAGCTATAGCACATTCTATCCTCTTTTTTTGCATCTTGCATCCAATTTCATATGGTATATGCATATCTCCATTGAAATTAAAGTTATTTGCCTGACATCCACCACTACAATAAAATTTAGCCCAGCACTCAGTGCAGGCAGGTTTATTATAAATATGAGCTTCTTTAAATTCTTTAACCATCTTTTTATTAGTAATCCCAGTATATATATCTCCTATTAGGAAATCTTTATTACCAACAAATTGATGACAAGGGTATATATCACCGTCTGGTGTAATCGCTACATATTCATGTCCAGCTCCACATCCTGCTATTCTCTTATATACACAAGGTCCACCCTTCAAATCAATATTAAAGTGATAAAATTTAAAGCTTGTCCCATCCTTATATCTCTTGAGCATATCTGTATATAATTTATCATATTGCTCAAATATTACTGGTAAATCTTCCTCTCTAAGTGAAAGTTTATGCTCAGGTGGAAGTACTACTGGCTCTATAGATATCTCTTCAAATCCTAAATCAGCCATATGCTTTATATCTTCAAAAAAGTCAGTATTATCTCTAGTGAATGTTCCCCTAACATAATACTGTTTTGATTTATCTCTCATATCAACCATTTTTTTAATTTTAGGAAGAATATTATCATACGAACCACTTCCATCTACCTTTACTCTAACCTTATCATTAACAGTTTTTCTGCCATCTATGCTAAGTACTATATTACCCATGTTTTCATCCATATATTTCATGATCTCATCATTAAACAATGTGGCATTAGTAGTCATAGTAAATCTTATGGATTTTTTATAAATTTTCTCCTGAACCCTAGCATATTCAACTATTTCTTTTATCATTT
Encoded here:
- a CDS encoding MBL fold metallo-hydrolase is translated as MEIKKVIAGIYGANCYIVMDKNTGEAVVIDPGGDVDDIVKVINNMGAKVKYILLTHGHVDHTSGVCELKAITNAIVCINKKDDDLITKGEYLFGPLIKGGADKLLSDGDIIKIENIQITCVDTPGHTPGGMSFLTGKCSFTGDTLFAGSIGRTDFVGGDFNAIINSIKSKLLCLSGDTLVYPGHGPSSTINKEKLNNPFLQD
- the dtd gene encoding D-aminoacyl-tRNA deacylase, whose protein sequence is MRAVVQRVKSSRVEVSGKVVSEIGFGLNVLVGICDGDTIDDIKYLKDKILNLRIFDEDDKMNKSLIDVGGELLIVSQFTLYGDCRKGRRPSFMRALGGEQSEKLYLEFVKQCAEVIGEVKTGEFGADMQVYIQNDGPVTLLLESKKDF
- a CDS encoding RelA/SpoT family protein → MLEKLLSKIENNCNNVDKDLIIKAFNFSYAAHKEQKRESGEPYIVHPVEVACILAEMGLDASTIVAGLLHDVIEDTVYTFEDVSREFNIEVANLVEGVTKLGLIKYKTKEEEQADNVRKMLLAMAKDIRVILIKLADRLHNMRTLKYMPIAKQKQKAKETLDIYAPLAHRLGMSKIKWELEDLSLRYLNPNEYYNLVRKIAEKRVEREDNINNIMEELKYNLNIVGIEAELDGRPKHFYSIYRKMVTQNKTIDQVFDLTAVRILVNDIGNCYAALGIVHTVYKPIPGRFKDYIAMPKPNMYQSLHSTVIGPHGKPFEIQIRTYEMHKTAEYGIAAHWKYKEGTDQSDDKNLDSKLSWLKDILEWQGETFDAEEFMEGFKIDLFSDEVFVFTPKGEVINLPLDATPIDFAYRIHTDIGNKCMGAKVNGRMVPLEYHLKTGEIVEVITSPTAKGPNIDWLNITKSNQAKSKIKAWFKKSKREESIEKGKELLERESKRQEYNFGVIAKGEAIEKIYKKYNFRSLDDLFAYVGVGDIMPSTVVNRLKEVYENKNKQENMTVEDIEEKITKTIGKDDKKKLDYSGLIVKGEGNLLVRFAKCCNPVPGDEIIGYITMGRGVSVHRRDCKNAKSLMNNDANKVVEVSWGVSEGKGYITEIQIKADDKYGLLSSIMEIITLTKTQLYSINAKTLKNNVALINIKLKVAGIDNLKELQKKIAKLSGVLEVYRIKN
- a CDS encoding adenine phosphoribosyltransferase, which codes for MELKNSIRVIENFPKEGISFKDITTILQDGKVLKQTIDDIVEYLRDKQIDVIVGPEARGFLFGVPVAYALGAGFVPVRKPGKLPYETLQIEYELEYGTDKLEIHKDAIKPGQRVVIVDDLLATGGTVAAVTKLIEQMGGDVISLNFVIELTDLHGKEKLKDYDIMSLVKYNS
- a CDS encoding DHH family phosphoesterase, encoding MYNPFLLKGMEDALKRIIKAINYREKIVLYGFYDVDSITAISLLMLVLKFVNADVEYFIPGELSENRDLVEKDITGHIKYLGPGLIITLGCGTNSFSEVELCKSIGIDVIITDFHKPIKHVPHTIVVNPKQKGCNYPFKELCTCGMTFKLAQAISTYYKMKSVNKYMDLVMIGTIYSKKKIESENKIIVEEGIKQLNCTTNYGICALIKIHNINIINESTVLKLASTVKPTINPVGKMDNAKIVVELFITTEKNRALQISKYLDKELENSI
- the secF gene encoding protein translocase subunit SecF: MLKIVEKTKLWFSISLIIIVIGMGVIATKGLNLGIDFKGGTAITVNMNQKFDKSDVDKIIDKHAKGEYLSKTINDAKEIEITVKSDALSADETATMLKEIKTQFKSSTLVSEDTIGASIGSELKTKAVGALIVAMLFMLVYVGFRFEFKFAASAILALLHDILITITVYAVFQIAVNATFIAAILTVVGYSINDTIVIFDRIRENQRIMRKATIVEITNTSVTQTMARSINTVLTVLICIFSVWIFVPALRDLSGPLLIGIGVGCYSSIFIASPMWAFLKKRTKKVTA
- the secD gene encoding protein translocase subunit SecD — encoded protein: MKKKKSTILFLISVCVVGLLAFTGFHGFTIGDYRVKPFTQTINKGLDIQGGISVLEEVKGGAVDAKTLDRAIELISMRVNKMGISETLVAKEGLNRIRIEIPGKFDSKEILDTVAKSGELKFVGPDKATILTGKDVKDATAAYGQDNKPVINLVLHDSGRTKFAVATQKFIGQVITVYMDADVLTAPNVKVAITDGRAEISGFATLAEATTKSQIIKSGALPVSLKAVSVKTVGATLGEAAMAQSMKAGVVAILLVFLFMLLYYRAPGVIADISLLLYVVLVLGAFSAMNATLTLSGIAGFLLTIGMAVDANVLIFERMREELKTGKSIKSSVHAGFHRALPSILDSNITTIVAGLVLYMMGTGSVKGFALTLVVGTIISIFTALTCTKFLLKLAVEMGLISKTSHFGVKRG
- the scfB gene encoding thioether cross-link-forming SCIFF peptide maturase; this encodes MSLIHKFIQDNEHYVIDVNSGALHMVDEIVYDLLDENELRKKEDLIEDFKNKYSIEDISEVYDEIQSLIQEETLYTGDLYKSIALSGAKEEPYIKALCLNIIHDCNLRCKYCFADEGEYHGARKAMSVEVGKKSIDFVLEKSGPRKNIEIDLFGGEPLMAFEMIKEIVEYARVQEKIYKKSIRFTMTTNATLFNDEIMKYMDENMGNIVLSIDGRKTVNDKVRVKVDGSGSYDNILPKIKKMVDMRDKSKQYYVRGTFTRDNTDFFEDIKHMADLGFEEISIEPVVLPPEHKLSLREEDLPVIFEQYDKLYTDMLKRYKDGTSFKFYHFNIDLKGGPCVYKRIAGCGAGHEYVAITPDGDIYPCHQFVGNKDFLIGDIYTGITNKKMVKEFKEAHIYNKPACTECWAKFYCSGGCQANNFNFNGDMHIPYEIGCKMQKKRIECAIALKAQTMNK